From the genome of Fundidesulfovibrio magnetotacticus:
TGGCTAGACCCGGCCTCGGCACCGCCGGACAGGGAGAAGCCTCCGGCGGCCAAAGGGCTGCGCCCTCTGGACTCCCATGCGGGTGTCCCTGCCCTACCGGGATTCCCAGCCAGCCAGCGCCTGAAGCCGCCACGCGGTGAACGCGGCCTCGAAGCCCTCGACGGGAAGCTCGGACTTCTCGCCCGTGCGGCGGTCCTTCACTTCCACGATGCCGCGCGCCAGGCCCTTGCCGCCCAGCACGATCTGGAAGGGGAAGCCCATGAGGTCGATGTCCTTGAACTTGACGCCCGGGCGCTCGTCGCGGTCGTCCAGCACGGCCTCGACGCCCTGTCCGGTGAGCCAGGCGTAGATGGCCTCGGCCTTGGCCAGGGGCTCGCCCTTCACGTCCAGGCAGACCACCGCCACCTCGAAGGGGGCCAGGGCGGGCGGGAACTTGATGCCCGCGCCGTCGTGGTTCTGCTCGATGCAGGCGGCCACCACCCGCGACACGCCGATGCCGTAGCAGCCCATGTAGACCAGCCGGTCCTTGCCCTGCTCGTCCAGCACGGAGGCCTTCATGGCCTCGGAATACTTGTAGCCCAGCTTGAACACGTGGCCCACCTCGATGCCCTTGGTCAGCTCCAGGGGGGCGCCGCAGCGCGGGCAGGGGTCGCCGCAGGCCACGTTGCGCAGGTCGGCGTAGTTGGTGAGGAGCACGTCGTCGTCCAGGTCCACGTGGAGGAAGTGCGCGTCGGCCTTGTTGGCTCCGGTGATCCAGTCGGTGTCCTGGGAGAGTTCGCGGTCGGCCAGAATGGTCTTCACCACGTCGGCGTTCAGACCCACGGGTCCGGCGAAGCCCACGGGGGCCTTGGTCCAGGCCTGAACCTGCTCGGGGGTGGCCAGGGCCACGTCCTGGGCGTTGAGGGCGTTTTTCAGCTTCACTTCGTTCAATTCCCGGTCGCCGCGCACCAGGGCGGCCACGGGCTTGCCGTCGGCCACGTAGAGCAGCGTCTTGACGATGCGCGCGGGTTCGACCTTCAGGAAGGCGGCCACCTCTTCCACGGTGTGCGCTCCGGGAGTGGCCACCAGCTTGTGTTCGGGGCAGTTGCCGGGCTTGGTCTTCACCGGGAGCATGGCCTCGGCCTTCTCCAGGTTGGCCCCGTACTCGCAGGAGGGGCAGGCGGCGATGGTGTCCTCGCCGGTGTCGGCCAGCACCATGAATTCGTGGGAGTAGTTGCCGCCGATGGCCCCGGTGTCGGCCTCCACGGCCCGGAAACGCAGGCCCAGGCGCGAGAAGATGCGGCAGTAGGCGTCGTACATGGCCTTGTAGCTGACCAGCGCGCCCTCCTCGTCCTTGTCGAAGGAGTAGGCGTCCTTCATGACGAATTCGCGCCCGCGCATGAGCCCGAAGCGCGGCCGGATCTCGTCGCGGAACTTGGTCTGCACCTGATAGAGGTTGAGCGGCAGCTGGCGGTAGGAGCGCACCTCGTGGCGGATCAGGTCCGTGACCACTTCCTCGTGGGTGGGGCCAAGGCAATAGGCGCGGTCGTGGCGGTCCTTGAAGCGCAGGAGCTCCTTGCCGTAGTATTCCCAGCGCCCGGTCTCCTGCCAGAGGTCGGCGGGCTGCACGCCGGGCATGAGGATCTCCAGGGCTCCGGCGCGGTCCATCTCCTCGCGCACGATGCGCGCGGCCTTGTTGAGCGAGCGCAGCCCCAGGGGCAGGAAGGTGTAGATGCCCGAGGTGAGCTTGCGGATCATGCCCGCGCGCAGCATGAGCTTGTGGCTGACCACCTCGGCGTCGGCCGGGTCTTCCTTGAGGGTGGGGGCGTAGTATCTGCTCAGTTTCATCTGTTCTCGAACTCCGTGATGATGGTGTCGAGCTCGCGCAGGAACTCCGCGAGCACGTTGGATTCTCCGCGCACCTTGCGCACCACTTCCCCTTTGCGGAAGATCACGGCGCAGTCGCGTCCGCCCGCGAGGCCGATGTCCGCCTCGCGCGCCTCGCCCGGGCCGTTGACCACGCAGCCCATCACGGCCACCTTGATGGGCGTGCGCACGTAGCGCAGCTTCTCCTCCACGGCCTGGGCCAGTCCCGCCAGGTCGATCTCCGTGCGCCCGCAGGTGGGGCAGGAGACGATCTCCGGGCCGCGCTCGCGGATGCCCAGGCAGCGCAGGATCTCCCACGCGGGCGTCATCTCCGTGAGCGGATCGCCCGTGAGCGAGACGCGCAGCGTGTCGCCCAGGCCCATCCACAGGAGCACCCCCAGGCCCACGCCGGACTTGGCGGCCCCGCGCAGGGGCGTGCCCGCCTCGGTGATGCCGATGTGCAGGGGGTAGTCCACGGTCTCGGACAGGAGCGAATAGGCCGCGATGGTGGCCGGAACGCTGGAGGACTTGAGCGAAATCTTGATCTGGTCGAAGCCCTGATCCTCCAGGAGGCGCACGTGGTGCAGGGCGCTCTCCACCATGGCCTGGGGCGTGGGGCCGCCGTACTTGGCCAGCAGGGACTTCTCCACCGAGCCCGAGTTGACCCCGATGCGGATGGGCGCGCCGCGCTCGGAGGCCGCGCGTACCACGGCGGCCACCTTTTCCGGGCCGCCGATGTTTCCGGGGTTGATGCGCAGGCCGTCCACGCCGGATTCCAGGGCCATCAGGGCCAGGCGGTGGTCGAAATGGATGTCCGCCACCAGGGGCACGGGCGAGACGGCCTTGATGGCTTTAAGCGCCCGGGCGGCCTCCTCGTCGGGCACGGCCAGGCGCACGATCTCGCACCCGGCCTCGGCCAGGGCCAGCACCTGGGCTGTGGAGGCCTTCACGTCGCGGGTGTCCGTGTTGGTCATGGACTGCACGCGGATGGGATGGTCACCGCCCAGGAACAGGGAACCCAGGCGGATCACGCGGGTCTTGTGTCGGCGGATGGGGGATGGCTGTCTGTGGTCGCTCATGGAAGTGGGGGATTCTATCCTATTTCAGGGTCGATGCAAATGGGGGACGCGAGGGGTCAGAAGTAGCCCAGGGCGTGGAGTTCCGCCATGCGCGCCTCTTTTTCGGAATCGCGCCCGCCGCGTTCGCCCAGGCCCGGAGCGCTGAGGGCCGTGCAGGGCACGCAGCCCAGGGAGCGGTAGCCCCTGTCGTAGAGCTCGCAATAGGGCAGGCCGCGCTGGGTGATCAGGGCCCATACGTCCATCTCGGTCCAGTGGAGGATGGGGTTGGCCTGGAGGTAGCCGTTGCGGTCCTCCAGCAGGTCCAGGTTTTTGCGGGCGCGGTTTTCGTCGGCGCGCACGCCGCTCAACAGCACTTCCAGACCCATCTGGGCCACGGCCCGGCGCAGGGGCTCCACCTTGAGCGCCCGGCAGCAGGCCATCTTGTCCTGGGCGATCTCCTGGGGGATCTCCTCTGGCAGGGGGCGCACGATGTGCAGGTCCACGCCCCACTCCCTGGCCATCCTGTCGCGGAAGGCGAGGATTTCCGGGAATTTGTGGCCCGTATCCAGGTTCACGGCCTTCAGGGGGCCGGGCGTGACCGCGCGCCAGAGATTGAGGACCACGGTGGAGTCCTTGCCGCCTGTCCAGGCCACGGCCACGCAGGAGGGGTCGCGGTCCTTCAGGAGCGATTCCAGGAAATCGATGGTGTGGGCGAGTTTCTCTTGGAGACTTTGCATGGCTGGTCTAGGGTTTCGGGGATGTTTAACGCAGGAGGTTCGCATGGAACTTCATGAGGAAATGGCCGCGATGATCCTTGGGAACGGCCTGTGCGCGATGGCCACCTGCGGGGGCGGCGCGCCGCGCGCGTCGCTCATGTCCTACGCCGTGGAGCCGGACTGCTCAAGCATCTATCTGGCCACGGGGTCGGGCACGCGCAAATGGGCCAACCTGCGGGAGAATCCCCGGGTGTCGCTGCTCATCGACGAGCGCTGCCAGGCTCCGGACGGGGACAGAAGCCGCGTGCGCGCCCTGACGCTGGACTGCCTCCACATACCTCTGGAAGTTCCGGCGGCGAAACGGGCCGCCCTGGAGAGGATCGCCGCCCGGCATCCGCACCTGCGGGATTTCCTCTCCGGGGCGGACATGGAACCTGTGCGCCTTAAACCATTGAAGTGCCTGCTTTTGCGGGGCGCTTCGGGAAGTTCCTTCATCGATCTGGAAGAAAAATGAAATCTTTGCTTGACGCGAGGGGGGGTTCTCTTTAAATACCCACTTCTCGACGACGCGCCCGTAGCTCAGCGGATAGAGCGCCGGACTACGAATCCGTAGGCCGCAGGTTCAAATCCTGCCGGGCGCACCAAGAAAACAGGGGTTTAGGACAACGGTCCTAAGCCCCTTTTTCAATGGTGTGGGACTTGGTGTGGGACTTTTCCCACACGGGCACTTTCGAAGATGTCCATCGCACGCCTCTCGCAGTCACCGATGCTGTGTAGATAGATCTCGGTTGTCGTCCGGTTCTCGTGACCGAGAATCCTCTGGATCGAGCCGATCGGCACGTTCAGGCTGTCCATGACCGAGGCTCCAGAATGCCTCAACGCGTGGAACCTGAAGTAGCGGACCCCCGCCTTCTCGCACAGAGTCCTCATGAACTTCTTCCGATCCTGAAAAGGCCCCACCTCGGTTTTGCCTGTCTTGCTGCTGGTGTACGCGTGCCAGAAAACCCTGGGGCAATCCATGAGGTCAAAAGCGTCGGCGTGTCATTTTCAATGGAGTATTGAGAGGACATTAAATTCGATCTTGAGCCAGCGTAATAAAACGGGAGAGGCAGTGCTGATGGTGATGCAGCCTGCCTCACCCTGCCACTAACCCAAATCTAATGGAATCAGCAGATCGGAATGCCCATTAGCCGCGCCGTTCACGCAACCATCCAGCCAGAACATCTTGATCCACCTCCCCTTTCCCTAGGCGTTCAAACATTGTCACCTTATCCACGCCGTCAGCATGTATTCTAATTCCCCGCAACCTGAGAAAAGCCATGCACGTCACATATGCGGTGCGTTTGTTCCCATCCAAGAAGGGATGATTGCGGGCGATACCATAAGCATACGCTGCTGCCAGATCAAAAACATCTGGCTCCCCATATACCCCTAGTTGTAGAGGTCGTCCAAGAGCGCTTTCCAACAATCCCATGTCGCGTAAGCCTGAGACTCCGCCATGGTCCGCGATAAGCTTATCATGAACAGCCAGCACAAAATCCTTTTCAATCCATGAATCGCTCATCGTTTAGCCAACTCGCGTAGAACATCACGGTCCTCGCGCATGATGTCCTCAGCTGCTGCCATTTGTTCAGCAAACTGCTCGTTGAGTGGCGTCAGCCGAAATCCGCCATCTTCGGCATCCGTCAGATAGACCACATCCCCTTCACGAACGTTCAACCGCGACGCAGCGTCCTTGGGGAGCACGAGACCGAGTGAATTGCCGACCTTGCGGACCTTGAGAGTTTGCATCTTTCCTCCTCGTCTGAGTTGACACAAATATTATAACTCTGCACGACGAACATGGCAAGTTCTGACGATCAATTCCATAGATCATCAGGACTGGAGGTCGACTACGTCGACTACGCCGACTCCCCCTACGCCCCCCCTGGTGATGTTGGTGTGGGACTTATCCTCCAAAACCGGCAAAACTTGGAAAATGTCTGCTAATATGTGGAAAATCTTCTTCAACAATTTCCGTAGCTTCCAATCTTTTGAGGAGGTTGTGAAGCACGGGGGCAAGGCCTAGGAATCCGTAGGCCGCAGGTTCAAATCCTGCCGGGCGCACCAAAGAAAACAGGGGTTTAGGCAGAAAGCCTAAGCCCCTGATTTCTTTTTTGCCCATTTCTGTGCCTGGATAGTGCCTGGAATTATTCGTCCTTGTCCCAGCGGACGGATAGGGATTCGCCTGTGCCTGCCCTCCACCACCTGCTTGACCGCCCTCCCCGCCCGGCGCTACGCCGTCCCCATGCCCTCCCTGTTCGACCCCCTGCGCGCCCTCCGGGAGCGGTTCTACGCATCCCGGCCATCGGGCGGGACGGGGCCTCCTCTTGCGCTTTGACGGGCCGGTCCTGGCCCACCAGCGGCAGGAGGCAATGGAGATTGTGCGTCAGCATGGCGCGCTCCTCCGGCTCCAGGTGGCGAACGGCGGGGTGTCGGTGCAGAAGCTCGTGGCCCACGGAAAGGCCCGCGTGCAAGGCGGACGCTGCGTTCCCGCCTGATTCTGGGAACAGAATGGGAACTGCCTGGTCGGGCGCTTCCCCTCCGGCGGGGCTCCTGGTAGGTCTACCACATGCCCCAGGACAGCATGATCTTCTA
Proteins encoded in this window:
- a CDS encoding proline--tRNA ligase, which translates into the protein MKLSRYYAPTLKEDPADAEVVSHKLMLRAGMIRKLTSGIYTFLPLGLRSLNKAARIVREEMDRAGALEILMPGVQPADLWQETGRWEYYGKELLRFKDRHDRAYCLGPTHEEVVTDLIRHEVRSYRQLPLNLYQVQTKFRDEIRPRFGLMRGREFVMKDAYSFDKDEEGALVSYKAMYDAYCRIFSRLGLRFRAVEADTGAIGGNYSHEFMVLADTGEDTIAACPSCEYGANLEKAEAMLPVKTKPGNCPEHKLVATPGAHTVEEVAAFLKVEPARIVKTLLYVADGKPVAALVRGDRELNEVKLKNALNAQDVALATPEQVQAWTKAPVGFAGPVGLNADVVKTILADRELSQDTDWITGANKADAHFLHVDLDDDVLLTNYADLRNVACGDPCPRCGAPLELTKGIEVGHVFKLGYKYSEAMKASVLDEQGKDRLVYMGCYGIGVSRVVAACIEQNHDGAGIKFPPALAPFEVAVVCLDVKGEPLAKAEAIYAWLTGQGVEAVLDDRDERPGVKFKDIDLMGFPFQIVLGGKGLARGIVEVKDRRTGEKSELPVEGFEAAFTAWRLQALAGWESR
- the ispG gene encoding flavodoxin-dependent (E)-4-hydroxy-3-methylbut-2-enyl-diphosphate synthase encodes the protein MSDHRQPSPIRRHKTRVIRLGSLFLGGDHPIRVQSMTNTDTRDVKASTAQVLALAEAGCEIVRLAVPDEEAARALKAIKAVSPVPLVADIHFDHRLALMALESGVDGLRINPGNIGGPEKVAAVVRAASERGAPIRIGVNSGSVEKSLLAKYGGPTPQAMVESALHHVRLLEDQGFDQIKISLKSSSVPATIAAYSLLSETVDYPLHIGITEAGTPLRGAAKSGVGLGVLLWMGLGDTLRVSLTGDPLTEMTPAWEILRCLGIRERGPEIVSCPTCGRTEIDLAGLAQAVEEKLRYVRTPIKVAVMGCVVNGPGEAREADIGLAGGRDCAVIFRKGEVVRKVRGESNVLAEFLRELDTIITEFENR
- a CDS encoding phosphoadenosine phosphosulfate reductase family protein — protein: MQSLQEKLAHTIDFLESLLKDRDPSCVAVAWTGGKDSTVVLNLWRAVTPGPLKAVNLDTGHKFPEILAFRDRMAREWGVDLHIVRPLPEEIPQEIAQDKMACCRALKVEPLRRAVAQMGLEVLLSGVRADENRARKNLDLLEDRNGYLQANPILHWTEMDVWALITQRGLPYCELYDRGYRSLGCVPCTALSAPGLGERGGRDSEKEARMAELHALGYF
- a CDS encoding pyridoxamine 5'-phosphate oxidase family protein; translated protein: MELHEEMAAMILGNGLCAMATCGGGAPRASLMSYAVEPDCSSIYLATGSGTRKWANLRENPRVSLLIDERCQAPDGDRSRVRALTLDCLHIPLEVPAAKRAALERIAARHPHLRDFLSGADMEPVRLKPLKCLLLRGASGSSFIDLEEK
- a CDS encoding tyrosine-type recombinase/integrase, with protein sequence MDCPRVFWHAYTSSKTGKTEVGPFQDRKKFMRTLCEKAGVRYFRFHALRHSGASVMDSLNVPIGSIQRILGHENRTTTEIYLHSIGDCERRAMDIFESARVGKVPHQVPHH
- a CDS encoding type II toxin-antitoxin system death-on-curing family toxin, which encodes MSDSWIEKDFVLAVHDKLIADHGGVSGLRDMGLLESALGRPLQLGVYGEPDVFDLAAAYAYGIARNHPFLDGNKRTAYVTCMAFLRLRGIRIHADGVDKVTMFERLGKGEVDQDVLAGWLRERRG
- a CDS encoding AbrB/MazE/SpoVT family DNA-binding domain-containing protein produces the protein MQTLKVRKVGNSLGLVLPKDAASRLNVREGDVVYLTDAEDGGFRLTPLNEQFAEQMAAAEDIMREDRDVLRELAKR